TTATGCAATCTTGGAAATGCGTGGATAAGAACATGGGAGTTGGCATGTAGAAATTATTCATGCATTCTAAAGAACCTAACTTTACCGTACATTATTTGAACATCATCTCGCTTGCACAATCTTCCTCTCTCCCTATATATGCTTGAATGTATGGAAACTTCATGCAAAAATCTTAATGAAGCTATTTACACTAATCATGTTATTGCTAGAAATTGTTGTGGGAAATGTTGTTTTACTCTTTAATGTTTGTGAATCTCTTGTAAattttgcgttttttttttccgcTATAATTCTTGAAACTGTCACTTAAATAATACTTTGTgcggtaaaatattttttatacatgaaaCTGACAGACTTCATCAAGGATGTTACAGTGTTACAGTTGATGCTGAATCCTAATTTACTTTCTCTTATTTTCTCATCAAGGATTACTTGTCTGTCTAATATCAggtgagggatgaaattgaacatCTATTAGATGACAATGAAGATATGGCAGATTTGTATTTGACAAGGAAGTGGATTCAGAATCAGCAATCTGAGGCCTTGGTGGGTTCTGCAGCTTCAAATAGCATAACCCTTGCTACACCACATCTCCCTCGACTTGGCTCTAACCGGAGTGCAAGTATGGTGACTGGCAGTGTtttggatgatgatgatgatgtagaGGATTTGGAGATGTTGCTTGAGGCTTATTTTATGCAGCTAGATGGAACACGAAATAAAATATTGTCTGTGAGTATTGCCTCCTTGTCTACAACTTGACAAAATGTTAAGCAAATAATTGTCTTCATAAATGTCAGTTCTTACACTGGTCATTCGCTAAGGATGTTCTCAGTCCAAAAGCAAGCTTGTTGGTCTAAATTAAATAGGTGCTTGTCTCTTTACATTATAAGGGACATGTTTTGCCTTAATATTATAAGTATTCTATTGTAATTTTCAGATTGCTAAATTACTGATGGATGATATAATTTGAGAAGCTCATGGGGCTTTGAACTCTACAGAATTTTGTCTGGTCAGTTCTGATTGAACTGCAACTGGTGTCGCACAAAAATCAATGTGCCAATCCCAATCAGGCAAGAATAACAATTAAAGGATTAATGACTCCACTTAGGGTTCTGCTTGTATAATTGGTTGTCTTTTAATGGTGAAATTTTTTCAATGAGGGAATCATGAATGTGAGAAAGTGGCATAAAATGCTTTGCTATTCAAATGCATCCATGATTAGATTATTGGACTTCTCAATCTATTTATGGTGATTATTTAGCTTCATGTTCTTGAAGTTAACTGGGTTCTTGAATTTTCAGGTTCGTGAGTATATTGACGACACAGAAGACTATGTCAATATTCAGCTTGACAACCAGCGAAATGAACTCATCCAGCTCCAACTGATATTAACCATTGCATCTTTTGCTATTGCAGTGGACACCCTGATAGCTGGGATGTTTGGCATGAACATTCCCTGTCAATTGTATCAGATACATGGGATATTTGGCTACTTTGTGGGAAGTTCTTCTACTGGatgtttgtttcttttcctGCTTGTTCTAGGTTATGCCAGATGGAAGAAGCTACTTGGTTCATAAGTCTTTAACTCTTTGCCAGTTGCAGATGTGTGTTTAATGTGGTAGATTCTCGCAATTGACTTATCTGTGAATCCCAGTACACTGTCTTACAAGTACATATTGGAGAGGGCAACCTTACTGTATGAAATTACTGGTGATTTTCTTCAGTCCATACCAAAGTACGCTACACGTcagtttcttcttctcttcctctttacttttttcttttttcttggggcctaaaaaaatatgactcTTGCATTCATGTAATGCTGaaatttttaatccttttcaTGGCAACCAAACAGAGGGCTGTAAAAGTTGTGTTTatgctgctattttttttttccccttgtgTATTATATCTTCGACTTGAGATTTTAGTCGTGAGATTGGCTGTAAGGATAAGTTATttacattttagttttaaaacccgagaCAAATCTTGGATCATGATATGTGAGGGCTGTAAAAATTTTTTGAAGGGATCAAAAAGATGTTGatcgaaaaaataaaaggttgttTTATTTGGATTACTAaatcagttattttttaattattttttttttaaaaaaaccctagatTCAAGTTGACCCCCTAGGCTTTTTACAAGGGACATTGATGTGAacttctatttaattatcacggtatccctttacttttttttttatagatcttttttcttttagaaaatttttcaatatgaaaacattagtgaaaggataaaaaattaaaaaattgctaGATATTAGTTGAATTGCAtcaaaaatacatgttttttgaaattatttgtaccctttatttaaaaaaatgataaaaaacagggataaaaaatagattatgaaaaaacaaactcgagtttttactgtttatattttctttaattgttaACTTGAGTTTTAGGTGGATTTGATATATGATGGTTTGCATGGCACCAAAGGATTCATATTGCTGCTTCCACCTAGTTTggaataaggttttttttttttttatcatgcaaaTTTAGATCGGATTAtgctggttttttattttttttatctaattttatcttgttatatttaataaattgataattgagctgtataatttttttaaagttatcaacatcatttttttaaatttttttcttatattattactatttattatctaattaaaataaaatcaatttatttaatctatttcttttttttttagttgtgcaCAATATGACTTTGGTTATCAACTCTAAGAGTGTGTTCGGCAGTGTGGTTgcaggtgcttttcaaatagctttacgtgccgaaatgcatgccaatgatatttttttattttttaaaaattatttttgatattaaaatatcaaaatgatccaaaaagtacaaaccgtactcaattttaataattttttttttaattttaatgaaatacagttacaaacacaatgtcaaacgATGCCTAAGTGAATGCTACACtgctaaaaacaaaagagaCACAACAGTCAAAACATGAATTTACTGTTTTTGTTCTTgcggttttgtttttgtttttattgtgaaGGGTTGTACCCCCACAATAAATGcaaaagcagaagcagaagcagaagcagaagcgaaaacaaaagtaaaattgagctttatacatatatattaacacAAATGACAGCAGCAGACCATTTCACAAGACTAGAACATAAACTGGAATTCAACTTCGTGCTACTTGGGTACGGGTTTACACCATCATGTTAGACGACAAGTTTCATAGTTGTCTAAAAGTTTGAGCAGTGCCCTTGTTACTGTTTTTCTTTCTAGGAAGATGGAATAAATAAAGGGAGGAGGCGAATGCATGCGAGTTTCAGGGCGGAGGTTTTAGTTCAAATTGTCTTCGTAAGCCAGAGACTtggagcctttttttttttgagttggtGAAGGCTGGCAAAGCAgagtaataataaaatattaatttaaacttttttaaaaaaatatatatgaaaagaacAGCCTGAGGCCCTGAACAGGTGAATTGCAAAGCCAAAAGATGTCGTAGAAAGGGATTGGAGaacattttgttattatatttttaggttttaaatCATAACAAGGAGCACTATTTTGGAAGTTCCTGCCATCCTGTCACAGTAGTTGTCGCATCAGCCACTCTTTTGCCATTTGTCGCGGAGAGTTTTGCCTCTCCCTAGGTGAAAAGAGAGagcttaaaaaagaagaagagaagaagacacACGTGGAGGATGCCCATTGCAGGAAGCAGACAGCATAAGAGACATAGGGCCCCACGCTTTCGAAGAGAAAAGGTGCCCACCCCAAGACCAGACCACGGGTGTTCCCTTCTTTCTTTGTCTCATCAATTGGTCCATTCCAGTTAAGGAATTATTTGGTAAGAGCAATGATGTTGGGTGGTGTGTGGTTAAAGAACAAGCCTATCCCTGGCGCCAAACCAAACAAGGCCTATCTCCtgcaacctttttcttttagagaaaatgaaaaacacaacGGCAGAATACAAAATAACATTTACCGTTTGTTGGGAGTACTAGTACCGATCAATCCATCTAATGATAGTAAATTATAACAAGTCTCGTCTATGGATACAAAAGCTTGCTACCCTTcacccttcttctttttgtatgCTTCCTTCCTGCTCATCATACACAATCCATCCAGATAATCCGGGAGGGGGATGGGCCAATCCTCTTCTTCATGCTCGTGCAATAATGGCCATGAGATTTACAGGCCTGTTATCATTGGAAAAAACAGCGGTGATGTTGTTGGGGACGACGACTTGACCCTGAGTCTTCCTGACGAGTGCCTGGGCAGTGTGTTTGGGAAGCTGGGTTGCCTTGACAGGAACTCTTGCTCTCTGGTTTGCAAGAGATGGAAATGTGTGGATTCGAAGTCAAGAAACCGCCTTGTCTTGCTTGCTCGTTCCGAGTTGTCTCCATGCCTCCCTTCCTTGCTCTCTCGCTTCAACACCGTCTCCGTTCTGTCTCTCAAGTGCTCCCGCAAGCTCTTCAGCATAGACGATGCTGCCCTCTCTCGGATTCCCATCTTTCTCCCATTTCTCAAGAAGCTCAAACTCAAGGGCTGCATCCATATTTCTGACGATGGGCTGCATGCTTTCTCACTCCACCATCCCCCTCTCCTCACAAAACTGTCCTTTGCGTCCTGTGGTTTTGGTGCCAAAGGCCTCAACTCCCTTCTCTCTAATTGCCCTTCTCTCCAGGATCTCACCCTCAAGCGCCTAAGAAAGCTGGATGCCACTAGCAGTACCCCTGCATCGTCATTGTGGCCTGGAGCTTTGAATGTCGATGGTGGTGATGTTGGTGATGATcatcataataatattaatgctGTTGTTGCTGGAGATGCCAAcaagaaggagaaggatgttcaCAATTACTACTACAAGAGGAGCCTGAGGCTAGAGCGGCTGTGCCTCAAAGATCTTCACAATGCTCGCCTTTTCATCCCTCTAATTCTCTCAGCTTCTGCTTCCATCAAAACCCTCATTGTTTGCAGGAGCTCCGGTAACTGGGACAGAGTCCTCGAGACTAGTCTCCATGGAAAAACCACTTCCATTTCTGAGATCCAGATGGAAAACGTCCAGATGGGCGATGCAGGCCTCTTGGCCATATCCTCTTCTTGCCCTGACCTCCAGCTTCTATACCTCAGCCGCACCACTGATTGTACTGACGATGGGTTATCCGCAATTGCAAATTCTTGCAGGAAGCTTAGGAAGCTACATATCGATGCATGGAGCAGGTTCGGAAGCAGGACTATTGGTGATGAGGGGGTGTTTTCCATAGCCAACAAATGTTCCCAACTGCAGGAGGTGGTGCTTATGGGCATTCCAATAGCTATCCCATCTCTGAATGCCCTGGCTTCCAACTGCCCCGGACTTGAGCGGATGGCCCTCTGTAACACCGATTCTGTTCAGGATTCGGAAATGGCATTTATTGCTGCCAAGTTCCTGGCCTTGAAGAAGCTATGCATCAAGAACTGCCCCAATGTCTCAAAGTCAGGGATCGAAGCTGTT
The Populus nigra chromosome 3, ddPopNigr1.1, whole genome shotgun sequence genome window above contains:
- the LOC133688861 gene encoding F-box protein SKIP2-like: MGQSSSSCSCNNGHEIYRPVIIGKNSGDVVGDDDLTLSLPDECLGSVFGKLGCLDRNSCSLVCKRWKCVDSKSRNRLVLLARSELSPCLPSLLSRFNTVSVLSLKCSRKLFSIDDAALSRIPIFLPFLKKLKLKGCIHISDDGLHAFSLHHPPLLTKLSFASCGFGAKGLNSLLSNCPSLQDLTLKRLRKLDATSSTPASSLWPGALNVDGGDVGDDHHNNINAVVAGDANKKEKDVHNYYYKRSLRLERLCLKDLHNARLFIPLILSASASIKTLIVCRSSGNWDRVLETSLHGKTTSISEIQMENVQMGDAGLLAISSSCPDLQLLYLSRTTDCTDDGLSAIANSCRKLRKLHIDAWSRFGSRTIGDEGVFSIANKCSQLQEVVLMGIPIAIPSLNALASNCPGLERMALCNTDSVQDSEMAFIAAKFLALKKLCIKNCPNVSKSGIEAVGRGCPNLVKLKVKRCKGVTQAMVSRLRFQRSSLVVSLDAGSMLFDSGGISLLASAVNEEEQGTATAMTNTNSSRSAAAAAAAAATVAATHVICSSRGALLLRSKFESALQLGRRRRPTEDNAS